A region of Rhodamnia argentea isolate NSW1041297 chromosome 9, ASM2092103v1, whole genome shotgun sequence DNA encodes the following proteins:
- the LOC115729689 gene encoding uncharacterized protein LOC115729689 produces MEEIQQRKRKKTRRGSELCRSTPLQSADEDAALCLLLASVSKINTGDHSDPLFSLALVRKCLRKVLSFLSKLDDPGSSFRKIPLTALFSVLPVLLKSNNPDIACLCAKVVGMASLCVFEMNQQIASDAEILESLVSGLRSSSRRVKLSACCAVSDLSTSLVGRQRLLEHSALETLILLPTYCF; encoded by the exons ATGGAGGAGATCCAGCaacgaaagagaaagaaaacgaGAAGGGGCTCTGAATTATGTCGCTCCACTCCTCTCCAATCGGCCGATGAAGACGCTGCTCTGTGTCTGCTTCTAGCTTCAGTCTCCAAGATCAACACTGGAGACCACTCCGACCCTCTTTTTTCCTTGGCGTTAGTCAGGAAATGCTTGCGAAAagttctctcctttctctcGAAATTGGATGACCCAGGTTCGAGCTTTCGGAAGATACCCCTCACTGCCCTTTTCTCTGTGCTTCCTGTTCTGCTCAAATCCAA CAATCCGGATATTGCCTGTCTTTGTGCTAAGGTTGTGGGAATGGCCTCGCTCTGCGTGTTCGAAATGAACCAACAAATCGCTTCGGATGCGGAAATTTTGGAAAGCCTAGTATCGGGTTTGAGGAGTTCAAGTAGGAGAGTCAAATTGAGTGCGTGCTGTGCCGTTTCGGATTTGTCGACTAGTTTGGTTGGGCGGCAGAGGCTTCTTGAGCATTCTGCTTTGGAGACTCTCAT